A window of Drosophila innubila isolate TH190305 unplaced genomic scaffold, UK_Dinn_1.0 70_U_U, whole genome shotgun sequence genomic DNA:
gtcgctgctgctgtcggcAGATCGCGCGACGTCTCCTCCGCGAGGGCGAGCAATTATGTGACGCTCGTTTTGTGtgtagatgtgtataagagacagatTCAAATGGATGCAATCGACGGCAATCCGGCACTGAGGACTTTGAAATGGGTGTTTGCTTAAACTTTTGTGGTGTAACTCCCACAGATTCCAGGGACTCCAATGGGCGACATCGTTTCCTGCCGCTCTCATTGGAACACGTTCTCATACCAGGTCGCTTACCTAAGGATTTTTGGCTCTATCATTATATGCACTACAAACTTAAGGCGGTAGGAATTTCATATTGCTTATacttttgttaattgttaacaattattattattccagGGTCTGGAGTGCTGTTCAACCTATGCCATAACAATTCACTATGTATTATACTATCAAATGTATTTGTTTGACTATCTTCTTTATAATATGCATCCATATGGTATTATTAAGGGCCATGAGCCTCTTGTCGTGAATCCATCCGGGAACGAGAATGTATAGCTAATTAGGACTATCAACGGAAAAAAGTGCATTTATCTAATTACAATCAATGtactataataataagtaaacaGAATTCCTTCCTTCTAAATACATGTAATTCCGTTTAATGGTCTTAGATGAACTTTTAATACTCATTACTCATCATATAAGTCTTTTTGCAGATCTCAAACTGCTTGTTTATTGA
This region includes:
- the LOC117793272 gene encoding glycoprotein-N-acetylgalactosamine 3-beta-galactosyltransferase 1-like — protein: MGVCLNFCGVTPTDSRDSNGRHRFLPLSLEHVLIPGRLPKDFWLYHYMHYKLKAGLECCSTYAITIHYVLYYQMYLFDYLLYNMHPYGIIKGHEPLVVNPSGNENV